In Candidatus Eisenbacteria bacterium, the DNA window GAGCCCAATCTCCGCACCCACTTCGAAGCGAAGACAGACCGTCGAGATGGACCGGACATCCTCGTCGCCTCTCTCAAAGACGGCGGCTCAGGCCGATTTTCGACACTTTCTCTGGCGACTCTCATTGTTTTCAACAAGATAGAGAGACGCCCGCGGAGTTTGGCACTACGCAGGGATCTCCTCTTGCGGGGGCGAGGGCCCAACTCGCGTGACGGGGGAAGGGGGACGCACTCCCGCGGCTGCGAAGGCATGATGCGCTCCGCCGACCAGGTCGGTGCGGAGGCGGTAGCGCTGGTCGTCGAGATCGACGGTGACCGCCTGCACCTGCCCGAGATCGTGCATGAGGTCCGGCCACGAGCCGTCGACGCCGGCCTCCTCGAGCCGGCGCTGCAGGTCCACCTCGAGACGGAGCGCCAGGAAGCTGGCTACGATGTGTCCGATGCTCGTCTCGTCGCGATGGTGGAAGATCGGTCGCACCTCCAGCGTGGACTTCTCCTCGCGGAAGGTCCGTTCGACGCGCCACAGGCTCTTGTACGTCCGGGCGACTTCCCCGGCCGGCAGGTCGGTGTTCGTGGTCAGGACGAACTTCCCATCGAGACGGGCATCGCGGCGCACCGCCTCGGCGTCGATGCGCACACTTCCCTTCTTCACCTTCACGAAGCGGGCGAAGCCGCGGTTGCCGATGATCGCCTTCGGACCGTTGCGCTCCAGCGTCACCTGCAGCTTCGCCAAGATCGCCTCGCGGGCGGCCGCGTCCTTCTTGGCCTCCTCGCCATTGCGGCACACCACGTAGCGGCGCAGGCCCACACGGACCTCCTTGACCTCCAGGTTCTCGGCGGCCTTCTCGTAGCGACCCGCCCGCGCCAAGACCTCCTCGGAGATCTCCCGCTGCCGGCGCATCCGGCAGCCGAGGATGTAGTCGAAGGGAGCCTCGGGATGATCCGTCAGCAGAGAGAGGGTATCGCGAGCGATCATGCCTCGGTCCGCCACCACGATGACCGAACTCACCTCGAAGCGCCGCCGCAGCAGATCGACGATGCGCCGCAACGCCGGCCGGTCGGCCGTGTTGCCGGGGAAAATCTCCCACGCCACGGGCCACCCCTGCCGATCGACGGCCACACAGAGAACGAACTGCGGCAGATCCCCGCGACGGTCCCGCGAATACCCCCGCTTGCGCCAGGCCGTCTCCGTGTCGCGGTAGACGTAGAGGCTCGTCGTATCCACGAACACCAGGTCCAGCTGCTGGGAGAAGAGATCCCGGTCCCGCACGTACAGCCCCCGCTCCAGCTCCTGGCGCACGTCGAAGAGAAAGCCGCAGGTCCGGTAGAAGTGCTGAAGCTCCAGGCTCTCGAACCCCGGAGCCTCCACCGTCCTCACCCAACCGCTCCCCTGGAGGTCCGAGCCGGGGCTGCAGAGCCGCTGCAATGCCAGGGCAAAGACCACGCGCTCCACGTCGAAGCGGAACCGCCGACCCACGGCCAGCCGCTCGAGTTCCTCGGGCAGGCCCTGTCGCTCCCACAGCCGCCCGAACACGAGGGCGGGCCCCCACGCCCGCGCCGAACGCGCCCGCAGACCCTCGGAGCGCACTGCCTCGACCACCCGCAGGTTCGCGCTGAAGCGCCCAAGGCTCTTCAGCAACTCGTCGAGCTGACCCGAGACGACGAGCTGCTCGCGCCGCCCCAGCGTGGCGAGCACCTGCTGACGCACCCGCTCGCCCTCGCGGTAGGAGCGCACCAGCTGCAGGTACTCGTAGACATGGCCGCTTTGGACACTACGCTTCACCCGGACAAACATGGCGAAAGAGTAGTATACTCTAGGGACCCGTCAAGAAAAATCACCAAGGACAGGTCGATTGTTGGCACTACATTTTGAGCGCCGCCCGAAGAGCGAGCACGCAACGACAAGGACTTACAGCGAAACAAGCCGCCCAAAGGGGAGCAAACTGTCGAAGATGAGTTAAAATCACCGCGCAGGTTAGGAGTGGCCGGCTGGCACTGGGACGCCCCCCCCGAGGCTGTCCACCAGGCGTTCTACACGTTTTTCGTGCGTCGGAAGAAGACGCGCAGATGGCACCCGATCAGACAGGAGGAAGGGAATCGATGAAGTTGGTACAAACGATCCTAGCGGCGGCCGCATGCATCGCCTTGTTGGTCCCGGCGGCGAGCGCGGAGCAGTTTCTCCTCTGCGACTTTCTTGGGTACGACTACACGGCCCCGATGCCGCGCAACCTGAGCAACCCGAACGTCTACGTTGCCCTCGGGGACGTGGACAACATCCACCCGGGCGCGGTCGTGACCGACCCGCTGAACTACCAGTACACGTTCGTTCTGAACAGCGGAACGTGCACCGCAGCCGATACGGTCGCGGGTATCTACGGGCGGTACTACTACAACGCCGGAGACGGAACGTTCTTCATCTACGAGGACCCGATTCTCGGCGGAACGAACCGGAACTACGGCACGAACCCGCCGAACGCCACGGCGCCGTCGACTTTCTCCGACGGGACCTTGATTCTCGGCGCGGATTTTGTTAACTTGGTGATCATCGTCAACCTGAACAACTGGACCGCGTCTCTGAACGGCACGCTCGACTTCTACTGCGGCGAGGGTTGGGGAAACCTGCCATGCTTCGACGGATGGACGTTCGCCGGCGAGACGATCGAGTCCGGGATTCCGGAAGGCTACATCTGGGCGGTCGACGGCGTGGTCTACGTCGAGGAAGTGTTGGTCGAGACCACGAACTGGAGCGATATCAAGAAGCTGTTCCGGTAAGATGGCCGGCGCCGAGCGGAAGCAGCGTTCCCTCGAGACGAGTCGTCGATACGGGGGCCAAGAAGAGGATTCCGATTGAAATTGGGAGGTAAGCTATGAAGGCTTTGCTAAGGCCGTTCTTGCTGGGAGCGGTTCTGGCCGTGTTCTTCGCCGGCGCTGCGTCCGCCGAGATTCCGGGGATCGTTTGGGATTGGGCTCCCGAGTGCTACGGGTGGGAGCCGGGATACGCGAACCACATGAGCCAAGCGGGCGCCGTTCTTACGATCGTCGGCAAGGTCGATCGCTTTTTCGATCCCTTCCTCGACCTTGACCCGGTGGCGACCGAATACACGTTCATCTTCCGCGATCTGGTCTCGCTCGGTTCGATCAATCTGGGCGGCATCATCATCACGAACTACGCCGGCGGGTACTTCGAGATGTACAAGGACCCGTCGAACAACGCCGACTTCGGCACGAACCCGCCGAGCGTCGTTTCGCCGGCGACGTTCGTAGACGGGGCGCTTGTTCTGAATGGGGAGCTCTCGAGCTTCTTCGTCCAGATGTTCCAGGGACCGGGCGGATGGTCCGGGACGTACACGGTCGACGTCGAGCTCACCGGTCCGGTCGGGGGCGAGATCTACGACCGCACCGGTCCGTGCTCCGGAACGAGCGGCGGCGGCTGGTCGGATCAGGCCCCGACGATTCCACTCGGTTACACGGTGAAGGTGGACGGCCACATGAACATCGACGAGTGCCA includes these proteins:
- a CDS encoding IS1634 family transposase — translated: MFVRVKRSVQSGHVYEYLQLVRSYREGERVRQQVLATLGRREQLVVSGQLDELLKSLGRFSANLRVVEAVRSEGLRARSARAWGPALVFGRLWERQGLPEELERLAVGRRFRFDVERVVFALALQRLCSPGSDLQGSGWVRTVEAPGFESLELQHFYRTCGFLFDVRQELERGLYVRDRDLFSQQLDLVFVDTTSLYVYRDTETAWRKRGYSRDRRGDLPQFVLCVAVDRQGWPVAWEIFPGNTADRPALRRIVDLLRRRFEVSSVIVVADRGMIARDTLSLLTDHPEAPFDYILGCRMRRQREISEEVLARAGRYEKAAENLEVKEVRVGLRRYVVCRNGEEAKKDAAAREAILAKLQVTLERNGPKAIIGNRGFARFVKVKKGSVRIDAEAVRRDARLDGKFVLTTNTDLPAGEVARTYKSLWRVERTFREEKSTLEVRPIFHHRDETSIGHIVASFLALRLEVDLQRRLEEAGVDGSWPDLMHDLGQVQAVTVDLDDQRYRLRTDLVGGAHHAFAAAGVRPPSPVTRVGPSPPQEEIPA